ATGATGTAAACTTTACAACTTGGTTTTGAATTAATTTGATCAATTTTACTaaattaattttacaaaagaatCAATGCAATTGTTCAATTTACCAAATTTCGAAAATATAAAAGGTTTGCAATCCCAAAATGCAATGCCAAAATGGAAAATACCGATATCTattgaaaaagaataaaactcacagtgttttattcttctttctgTTAGGTTACTAATTCCGCAGGAAATTAAATGGGTCTGCACATCTATGAGTCTATCATTTTTagcaaaaatgtttattaattttaattttcttttgcaGAGTATCCACCTGCAATGGACGTGAAAGGGGAGCCTGGCCCACAAGGGAAGCCAGGACCCAGGGGACCACCCGGGCCCCCAGGATTACCCGGGAAACCTGGAATAGGGAAACCAGGTCTCAATGGTCAGCCAGGACCCCAGGGCCCATCAGGGTTGCCAGGAATTGGAAAACCAGGACTACCTGGTCTGCCAGGAAAAGTTGGGCCCAAAGGACCACCAGGAAATGATGGTGACAAGGGATTTCAAGGTGAGCCTGGGGCACGTGGATTACCAGGGCAACCAGGATCACCTGGTCCTGCAGGTCTCTCATTAAATGGCAAACCTGGGCTCCCTGGAGTTCGGGGCCCACCAGGATCTAGGGGTGAACCAGGACCAAAAGGTGGTCGTGGTTTGCCTGGTGACAAAGGAGTCAAGGGGGAAAATGGCAATGGCAATCCAGGTCCACCAGGCCTCAGGGGACCTACTGGCCTTCAGGGACCTCCTGGACTTCCTGGTAATCCAGGTGTGGGAAAGACTGGACTGAATGGGCCACCTGGGCCTTCTGGAGGAAAAGGAGACCAGGGGCTTCCAGGGGACCAAGGTCTTCCAGGGAAACCTGGGCCTTCAGGACCACAAGGGCCACCTGGAGCAACTGGAGTGGGAAAACCTGGGTTGGATGGTGTACCTGGTCGACCAGGTCAGATTGGACCAAAAGGTGAACCAGGTCAAAGGGGTTCTAATGGATTTCCTGGGGCTCCTGGTTATGGTAAACCTGGTCTTACAGGACAGAAAGGAGATAGAGGCCCTTCTGGATTACCAGGAGCTCAAGGTGATAAAGGGGAACCTGGAACAGGAGGTCTACCAGGGGAAACAGGGCCAGCTGGGCAGCCAGGACCTTCAGGTTTACCAGGTCCAATGGGTCTTCCAGGAAAACATGGCTTGTCTGGCCTGAAGGGAGACAGTGGTCCCCAAGGGCCTCCTGGCTTGCCTGGACTCAGAGGTGATCAGGGCCCCAATGGGCAGGCAGGTAAGCCTGGCCTCCCAGGGGATAAAGGGCTTCCTGGGCCAAGTGGATCCATTGGAAAACCAGGTCCTAAAGGTGATGCTGGTCACATTGGTTTGCCTGGTAATCCTGGACTGAGTGGGCCTCAAGGCCCTAAAGGAGAAAATGGCCTTCCAGGGCCAGCAGGGTCACGTGGTATAGCTGGAATTCCTGGGTTACCAGGGCCCACGGGCCATATGGGGCCACAGGGCATTCCAGGATTGAAAGGAGAACTAGGCCCACCAGGACCCCCAGGAAATGGAAAGAACGGGGATCAGGGAATGCCAGGTCCACAGGGACCACCAGGAAAACCAGGCCCTTCTGGAATAAATGGTCCCAGAGGTCTCCCAGGTCCACCCGGCCCACCCGGCCCACCTGGTCCTTCAAATGGAGATACCAAAGTAGCTGTGTCAGGGCTTGATGTTGGTGGAGAAACAATACCAAGTCAAAATGGAAAACCACAATTTAGAGTTGAGCTTTCTGCTACTGCAGCTCCTGCTTTCACTGCTATTCTCACAACACCTTTTCCACCATCTGGTATGCCTATCAAATTTGACAGGACTCTCTACAACGGGCAGAATGCTTATAACCCCACCACTGGTATCTTCACCAGCCCAATGCCTGGAGTTTACTACTTTTCTTACCACGTTCATGTAAAGGGAACCAGCCTGTGGGTGGCACTATACAGAAACAATGTGCCTGCCACATACACATATGATGAATACAAGAAGGGCTATATGGACCAGGCATCAGGTAGTGCAGTGCTGGAGCTAAAAGAAAATGACCAGGTATGGATGCAGATGCCATCTGATCAAGCAAATGGGCTCTACTCCACTGAGTACATACATTCATCCTTCTCAGGCTTCCTACTGTGCCCTACATAACAGGCCATCTTATACATCATTTATTATCTAGTGGTCTGCAGTCACACAAGTAACACctgtaacaacaaaaacaggaaaGACTGAACAACATAAAAACCAAGATAAAAGTAGGACATGGAAACTTTGCTGTATCTGTTTTAGCGCTTTAAAAGGTCTGATTTGATTATGGTTTTACTTTAAGTGTGTTTGATATCTTCTGCGTATAGTATGTTATTATAACTGTTGTATTAATGTTGTTGCGGTCATTGTTTTATTCATGTACttgatgttattgtttattGGAATCAAACAATGTGTAAGTAACAGTTTTACCCATGTGACTGCACACTCAAATGACTAATTGAACTCCATCTCTTTGACTCTGGGGAGTGTGTTCCCCTGACTGCAGTCACATTTAGTTTGAACTTGTTGTTTCTCTTTTATTCCCTTTAAATAACAGGCTTCTAACTCAGTGCCATATTTcacaaattatttgtaaaaataaaaaagattaataaaacaattatttctgTGCTAGCCTGGTAATTTTAAGtgactaaattaaaaatattttgtttagatTAATCTGCCTACAGTCACAAAGGATACAGTTCATTGCTACTC
The sequence above is drawn from the Ictalurus furcatus strain D&B chromosome 24, Billie_1.0, whole genome shotgun sequence genome and encodes:
- the col8a2 gene encoding collagen alpha-2(VIII) chain, whose product is MTLVSICVLLLMLGDDALCGGYAPMPQMKYMQPMMKGPVGPPFREGKGQYLEYPPAMDVKGEPGPQGKPGPRGPPGPPGLPGKPGIGKPGLNGQPGPQGPSGLPGIGKPGLPGLPGKVGPKGPPGNDGDKGFQGEPGARGLPGQPGSPGPAGLSLNGKPGLPGVRGPPGSRGEPGPKGGRGLPGDKGVKGENGNGNPGPPGLRGPTGLQGPPGLPGNPGVGKTGLNGPPGPSGGKGDQGLPGDQGLPGKPGPSGPQGPPGATGVGKPGLDGVPGRPGQIGPKGEPGQRGSNGFPGAPGYGKPGLTGQKGDRGPSGLPGAQGDKGEPGTGGLPGETGPAGQPGPSGLPGPMGLPGKHGLSGLKGDSGPQGPPGLPGLRGDQGPNGQAGKPGLPGDKGLPGPSGSIGKPGPKGDAGHIGLPGNPGLSGPQGPKGENGLPGPAGSRGIAGIPGLPGPTGHMGPQGIPGLKGELGPPGPPGNGKNGDQGMPGPQGPPGKPGPSGINGPRGLPGPPGPPGPPGPSNGDTKVAVSGLDVGGETIPSQNGKPQFRVELSATAAPAFTAILTTPFPPSGMPIKFDRTLYNGQNAYNPTTGIFTSPMPGVYYFSYHVHVKGTSLWVALYRNNVPATYTYDEYKKGYMDQASGSAVLELKENDQVWMQMPSDQANGLYSTEYIHSSFSGFLLCPT